A window of Salmo trutta chromosome 5, fSalTru1.1, whole genome shotgun sequence contains these coding sequences:
- the LOC115194285 gene encoding netrin-1 gives MMFLSFFPLPSLALPFLLLLLTFLPPSLLSPSLSHSPLSWTSPHDPCYHLDGRPRHCLSEFINAAHGVPVSTAHSLRGPPDQKAVNVSSLTDLHNPHNLTCWTAQAGGLDGGDWVLTLPLGRRFEVTYISLQFCQQGEPSDPVSLSVLKSMDHGRTWRPMQHYSSDCPGKFGLQAQTVAQTRHQETEPLCSDPRPLQRHRGGMLLAFSTLDGRPSSPDFDYSPTLQDWVTATDIRLVFHEVTQGTTIGVRVRKAAALALSDLQVGGRCKCNGHASRCRRDDAGRAVCVCEHHTAGADCDVCEDFYYDRPWQRATPSQPQPCVSCECNSHSSKCRFSMEVFQQSGRRSGGVCLKCRHHTAGRHCQYCQNGYTRDHSKPPTHRKTCQPCQCHPMGAVGLWCNQTSGQCLCRDGVMGLRCNRCAPGYKQGHSPLRPCIRIQEVAPTTPVYQPQYSIAEECLSYCLPSQVKVRMNLETYCLKDYVLKLQVRGMERSGPWWQFSIWIQTVFRTGSSSSVRRGPQALWVPDRDLGCGCPALQVGRTFLLIGAEEGGRGPEDRRLVADRSTLALQWREHWNPKLRGFRGQDKRGRCPTGGDPHRGHLKHHHSEYTPPHLVIEKETVVEVHPEHTNPHTHSHPHTPSDSMKDMEEEAKHSVALDTHTHTQSSSHHRPETPQEQEQTPSPSTPILICSTPV, from the exons ATGATGTTCCTGTccttcttccctctcccctccttggCCCTCCCTTTTCTCCTACTTCTCCTcactttcctccctccttccctcctttccccttccctctctcactcccctctgaGCTGGACCTCACCCCATGACCCCTGCTACCACTTGGATGGGCGTCCGCGACACTGCCTGTCGGAATTCATCAATGCCGCCCACGGTGTCCCTGTCAGTACCGCCCACTCCCTCCGAGGACCCCCAGACCAGAAAGCGGTTAACGTCAGCTCCCTCACGGACCTCCACAACCCCCACAACTTGACCTGCTGGACGGCCCAGGCGGGAGGCCTCGACGGCGGGGACTGGGTCCTCACCCTTCCCCTGGGTCGACGCTTCGAGGTCACCTACATTAGCCTGCAGTTCTGCCAGCAGGGGGAGCCGTCAGACCCCGTCTCCTTATCCGTGCTCAAGTCTATGGACCACGGGCGCACCTGGAGGCCCATGCAGCACTACTCCAGCGACTGCCCCGGGAAGTTTGGGCTCCAGGCCCAGACGGTAGCCCAGACCAGGCACCAGGAGACGGAGCCTCTGTGCTCAGACCCCCGCCCCCTGCAGAGGCACCGGGGAGGCATGTTGCTGGCCTTCTCCACCCTGGATGGAAGACCCTCCTCTCCAGACTTTGACTACAGCCCCACCCTGCAGGACTGGGTGACGGCCACGGACATACGGTTAGTGTTCCACGAGGTGACCCA GGGGACCACCATTGGAGTCCGTGTCAGGAAGGCAG CCGCCCTGGCCCTCTCCGACCTGCAGGTGGGGGGCAGGTGTAAGTGTAACGGACATGCCTCTCGGTGTCGTCGTGATGATGCGGGccgggcggtgtgtgtgtgtgagcaccaCACAGCAGGGGCGGACTGCGATGTTTGTGAGGACTTCTACTACGACAGGCCCTGGCAACGAGCCACGCCCAGTCAGCCACAGCCGTGCGTCT cgtGTGAGTGTAACAGCCACTCCTCTAAGTGTCGGTTCAGCATGGAGGTGTTCCAGCAGTCGGGCCGGCGCAGCGGGGGAGTATGTCTGAAGTGTCGGCATCACACAGCGGGGCGTCACTGCCAGTACTGCCAGAACGGATACACCCGAGACCACAGCAAGCCCCCCACCCATCGCAAGACCTGCCAAC CGTGTCAGTGTCACCCTATGGGTGCTGTGGGTCTCTGGTGTAACCAGACATCGGGGCAGTGTCTGTGTCGGGATGGCGTGATGGGATTGAGATGCAACCGCTGCGCCCCTGGTTACAAACAGGGGCACTCCCCACTCCGCCCCTGCATCC GAATCCAGGAGGTAGCCCCCACAACACCTGTATACCAGCCCCAGTACAGTATAG CTGAAGAGTGTTTATCGTACTGCCTGCCATCGCAGGTTAAAGTGAGGATGAACCTGGAGACGTACTGTCTAAAGGACTATG TCCTGAAGCTGCAGGTCAGAGGGATGGAGCGTTCGGGCCCCTGGTGGCAGTTTTCTATCTGGATTCAGACTGTGTTCCGTACAGGGTCTTCCTCCAGCGTGCGTAGGGGCCCGCAGGCCCTGTGGGTTCCCGACCGCGACCTGGGCTGTGGCTGCCCTGCCCTCCAAGTGGGCCGCACCTTCCTGCTGATTGGGGCCGAGGAGGGGGGCCGGGGCCCCGAGGATAGACGACTGGTGGCCGATAGATCCACACTGGCCCTCCAGTGGAGGGAGCACTGGAACCCCAAACTGAGAGGGTTCAGGGGGCAGGACAAGAGGGGCCGCTGCCCCACGGGTGGGGACCCCCACAGGGGCCACTTGAAGCACCATCACTCAGAGTATACACCACCTCACCTAGTGATTGAGAAAGAGACAGTGGTTGAGGTGCACCCTGAACATACAAACCCGCACACACAttcacatccacacacaccctCAGATTCCATGAAAGACATGGAAGAGGAGGCAAAGCACTCTGTggcgctggacacacacactcacacacagtcctCCTCACATCACAGACCTGAGACCccacaggaacaggaacagactCCGTCTCCCTCCACGCCCATTCTCATATGTTCCACCCCTGTCTGA